From a region of the Hymenobacter jejuensis genome:
- the coaD gene encoding pantetheine-phosphate adenylyltransferase: MKRIALFPGSFDPFTNGHLDVVQRGATLFDEIIIAIGNNSSKVRYIPVDQTITMIEQLFQDEPRVSVQAYKGLTAEFARETGARFLLRGLRNTTDFEYENTIAQANRHVNLGLETVFLITSPALAAISSTIIREIHRFGGNVDDFVPFALPPYEGS, translated from the coding sequence ATGAAGCGAATTGCCCTGTTTCCCGGCTCATTTGATCCCTTCACCAATGGGCACCTGGACGTGGTGCAACGCGGAGCAACGCTGTTCGACGAGATTATCATTGCCATCGGCAACAACAGCAGTAAAGTGCGCTATATACCTGTCGATCAGACCATTACCATGATCGAGCAGTTATTTCAAGATGAGCCGCGCGTGTCGGTGCAGGCCTACAAAGGACTGACGGCCGAATTTGCGCGCGAAACCGGGGCTCGCTTTCTGCTGCGGGGCCTGCGCAACACCACCGATTTTGAGTACGAAAACACCATTGCCCAAGCCAATCGGCACGTCAACTTGGGCTTAGAAACGGTTTTTCTGATTACTTCGCCGGCTTTGGCGGCCATCAGCAGCACCATTATCCGCGAAATTCATCGCTTCGGGGGCAACGTCGATGACTTCGTGCCCTTCGCGCTGCCACCTTACGAAGGCAGCTAA
- a CDS encoding DUF3822 family protein: MPASTSTSPLASAAPLPTALSRLRDETLDASNLATYNLYLTAGAAGIRVGVADARRNKFVLLEDYSPVSATSLAGQLQALAAQHDLVGQQGWNSVRLAVQNRFFTLLPSPLFRAGDEATYLRLHHTVDAGHESVHRYTHPSLEIVSVFAAEKALADWFQHTYPAGKVLHQSSALLEGVIHQTEQSAPRRLYLSISHQELTILAIRDKRPEFCNVFPFATPEDLIYYAILVMQELQLNPDQDTVVVWGDLMHDSELFTILRKYIRNIRFGNRPFDLSYSYRLNDVFEYRFFELYALHLCE; encoded by the coding sequence GTGCCCGCATCCACTTCTACGTCTCCCCTTGCTTCTGCTGCTCCGTTGCCCACTGCCTTGTCTCGTCTGCGCGACGAAACCCTGGATGCCAGCAACTTAGCGACTTATAACCTGTACCTGACGGCGGGAGCGGCCGGCATTCGCGTGGGGGTTGCCGATGCCCGCCGCAACAAGTTTGTGCTGCTCGAAGACTATTCGCCCGTTTCGGCTACGTCGCTGGCCGGGCAATTGCAAGCGCTGGCAGCCCAGCACGACTTGGTAGGCCAGCAAGGCTGGAACAGCGTGCGCTTAGCCGTGCAGAACCGTTTTTTTACGTTGCTACCGTCCCCACTTTTCCGTGCCGGCGACGAAGCGACGTACTTGCGCTTGCACCACACCGTGGATGCGGGCCACGAAAGCGTACACCGCTACACGCACCCAAGCCTAGAGATTGTGAGCGTCTTTGCGGCCGAAAAAGCGTTGGCCGACTGGTTTCAGCACACCTATCCGGCCGGTAAGGTTTTGCATCAATCCAGTGCTTTGCTGGAAGGCGTAATCCATCAGACCGAGCAGAGTGCACCGCGCCGCCTGTACTTAAGCATTAGTCATCAGGAGCTTACCATTCTGGCCATCCGCGACAAACGCCCGGAGTTCTGCAACGTCTTTCCCTTCGCGACGCCCGAAGATTTGATCTATTACGCCATTCTGGTGATGCAGGAGTTGCAGCTCAACCCCGACCAAGACACGGTAGTTGTGTGGGGCGACCTGATGCACGACTCGGAGCTGTTTACGATTCTGCGCAAGTATATCCGCAACATTCGCTTCGGCAATCGCCCTTTCGACCTGAGCTACAGCTATCGCCTCAACGACGTATTTGAATACCGCTTTTTTGAGCTTTACGCTCTGCATCTGTGCGAATAA
- a CDS encoding NUDIX domain-containing protein produces MSEFTPSAIPAESLLSAYTGQVRVRVCGMLVHEGALLLTAHRGMLADEQPFWSPPGGGWQFGETIQDCLKREFLEETGVKVTVGRFLHLHEFKNDTLQALELFFEVKLEDETAIPSLGSDPEHAADAQLLTELAFLTPRQLVGMSVLQLHPVLRHVISPDDVYIPHIQFC; encoded by the coding sequence ATGTCCGAATTTACCCCCTCCGCTATTCCTGCCGAATCTTTATTGAGTGCCTACACCGGCCAAGTACGCGTGCGCGTCTGCGGGATGCTGGTGCATGAAGGCGCCCTTCTGCTCACGGCACACCGCGGCATGCTGGCCGACGAGCAACCTTTTTGGTCGCCCCCAGGCGGTGGCTGGCAGTTTGGCGAAACCATACAGGACTGCCTAAAGCGGGAATTTCTGGAAGAAACGGGCGTAAAAGTTACTGTGGGCCGTTTCCTACACTTGCACGAATTCAAAAACGATACGCTTCAAGCGCTGGAGCTTTTCTTTGAAGTAAAGCTCGAAGATGAAACCGCCATACCATCTCTTGGCTCCGACCCCGAGCATGCTGCTGATGCACAGCTACTTACTGAGCTGGCTTTCCTCACGCCGCGTCAGCTGGTAGGCATGTCCGTATTGCAGTTGCACCCCGTGCTGCGCCACGTCATCAGCCCCGACGATGTGTACATTCCACACATTCAGTTTTGTTGA
- a CDS encoding PaaI family thioesterase: MNELTNPALADESLADRIRRKLVRQRFMHHIGANLTTIEPGRVEAELLLEEKHQQHRGFAHGGLVATMADLVAGFAAVTLVPDNVGVVTVELKTSYLHPGVGKKLRAVGWVLKAGRRLHFCESEVWCDDKLIAKASATMAVVEPQQ; the protein is encoded by the coding sequence ATGAATGAGCTCACAAATCCGGCCCTGGCCGACGAATCTCTTGCTGATCGCATCCGCCGCAAGCTTGTGCGTCAGCGTTTTATGCACCACATCGGCGCCAACCTGACGACCATTGAGCCCGGCCGCGTCGAGGCAGAACTGCTATTGGAAGAAAAGCACCAGCAGCACCGCGGCTTTGCCCACGGCGGCTTGGTTGCTACCATGGCCGATCTGGTGGCTGGTTTTGCAGCCGTTACGCTAGTGCCTGATAATGTGGGTGTTGTGACGGTGGAGCTGAAAACATCTTACCTGCATCCCGGCGTGGGAAAGAAGCTGCGGGCCGTGGGTTGGGTGCTGAAAGCGGGCCGTCGGCTGCATTTCTGCGAGTCGGAGGTGTGGTGCGACGATAAGCTGATTGCCAAAGCCTCCGCAACGATGGCGGTGGTAGAGCCGCAGCAATAA
- a CDS encoding ATP-dependent DNA helicase: MLSVRTPSVRDYFPYEPTQDQSMLFQQLDEFLKDDLPGRKVFVLRGYAGTGKTTVVSALVQWLHKLGRKYTLMAPTGRAAKVMSAYSGVPASTIHKKIYRQTSGSPSERLSFQRQPNRTADTLYIVDEASMISDEKAFGENGLLDDLMGYVFEKPTNRLLLIGDTAQLPPVGQLLSPALDPELLAHRFRAKVGSVELRQVMRQAEESGILMNATVLREELREEQPVIQFFTKGYPDIYKMGGDKLEDGLRWAYKTFGHENTTIICRSNKNANLYNQMIRRTLFDAEDEIEAGDYLMVVRNNYFWLPKDSEMGFLANGDFVQITKIVRRTEEFGFRFADARLRFVDYPDEPEIEVKLLLDTLHTESPALPADRSNALYQAILEDYAHLPTKREKTAALRKDPFLNALQVKFAYALTCHKAQGGQWQAVFVDHGFLKDDMVNAEFARWLYTAITRAADRLFLLNFNQKLLSEQ; encoded by the coding sequence ATGCTCTCCGTTCGCACGCCTTCTGTCCGCGATTATTTCCCTTACGAACCCACGCAGGACCAATCCATGCTTTTTCAGCAGCTGGATGAGTTCCTGAAAGACGATCTGCCGGGGCGCAAAGTGTTTGTGCTGCGCGGCTACGCGGGCACGGGCAAAACCACGGTCGTGAGCGCCCTCGTGCAGTGGCTGCACAAGTTGGGCCGCAAATACACCCTGATGGCCCCCACGGGCCGTGCAGCCAAGGTAATGAGCGCCTATTCGGGTGTGCCCGCCAGCACCATCCACAAGAAGATTTACCGCCAAACTTCCGGCTCGCCCTCCGAGCGGCTCTCTTTTCAGCGCCAGCCCAACCGCACCGCCGACACGCTTTATATCGTCGATGAGGCCTCGATGATTTCGGATGAGAAAGCCTTCGGCGAAAACGGCCTGCTCGACGATTTGATGGGCTACGTGTTTGAAAAGCCCACCAACCGCCTCTTGCTCATCGGCGATACGGCCCAGCTGCCGCCAGTTGGTCAGCTGCTCAGCCCGGCCCTGGATCCGGAGCTGCTCGCGCACCGGTTTCGGGCGAAAGTAGGCTCAGTAGAGCTGCGCCAGGTAATGCGCCAAGCCGAAGAATCGGGGATTCTGATGAACGCGACAGTTTTACGCGAAGAGCTTCGCGAGGAACAACCTGTGATTCAGTTCTTTACCAAAGGCTACCCAGACATTTATAAAATGGGTGGCGACAAGCTCGAAGATGGGCTGCGCTGGGCGTACAAGACCTTCGGCCACGAGAACACGACCATCATCTGCCGTTCCAACAAAAACGCAAACCTCTACAACCAGATGATTCGGCGGACGTTGTTCGACGCGGAAGACGAAATTGAAGCGGGCGACTACCTGATGGTGGTGCGCAACAACTATTTCTGGCTGCCAAAAGACTCGGAAATGGGCTTTTTGGCCAACGGCGACTTTGTGCAGATCACTAAAATCGTGCGCCGTACCGAGGAGTTTGGGTTCCGGTTTGCCGATGCCCGCCTGCGGTTTGTCGACTACCCCGACGAGCCCGAAATCGAAGTGAAGCTGCTGCTCGACACCTTGCACACCGAGTCGCCGGCCCTGCCCGCCGACCGTAGTAACGCCCTTTACCAAGCCATCTTGGAAGATTATGCGCATCTGCCCACCAAGCGCGAAAAGACGGCGGCCTTGCGTAAGGATCCGTTTCTCAACGCGTTACAGGTAAAGTTTGCGTACGCGCTCACATGCCATAAAGCGCAGGGCGGGCAGTGGCAAGCCGTATTTGTCGACCACGGCTTTTTGAAAGATGATATGGTAAACGCTGAATTTGCGCGCTGGCTTTACACAGCCATCACGCGCGCCGCCGACCGGCTGTTTTTGCTTAACTTCAATCAAAAGCTGTTGTCGGAGCAGTAG
- a CDS encoding DUF1573 domain-containing protein, whose product MKKALVLALSLAFAGFAAQAQSTAVQPANAQTKAAGPQIQFEEMKYDFGSIKQGDIVEHTFKFKNVGTQPLVISNIGVSCGCTTPDWTKDPVMPGKSGIVTAKFNSTGKIGMQNKVLTVESNSAAGNAMVSLVGEVKEAATATTEMAPAKSDVSSDADGKQKTKSSDSKIKAKRKS is encoded by the coding sequence ATGAAAAAAGCACTCGTTCTGGCCCTGTCGCTCGCTTTCGCTGGCTTTGCCGCTCAGGCTCAGTCGACGGCTGTGCAGCCTGCCAACGCGCAAACCAAAGCTGCCGGCCCGCAAATTCAGTTTGAGGAAATGAAGTATGACTTCGGTTCTATCAAGCAAGGCGATATTGTAGAGCATACTTTCAAGTTCAAGAACGTCGGCACGCAGCCGCTCGTTATTTCTAACATTGGTGTGAGCTGCGGCTGCACCACTCCTGACTGGACCAAAGACCCCGTAATGCCCGGCAAATCGGGTATCGTAACGGCTAAGTTCAACAGCACCGGCAAAATCGGCATGCAAAACAAAGTGTTGACCGTGGAGTCTAACTCGGCTGCCGGTAACGCCATGGTGTCGTTGGTGGGCGAAGTAAAAGAAGCTGCCACCGCTACTACCGAAATGGCACCTGCGAAAAGCGATGTATCAAGCGACGCCGACGGCAAGCAAAAGACGAAATCCAGCGATAGCAAAATCAAAGCAAAGCGCAAGTCGTAA
- a CDS encoding DUF423 domain-containing protein, with product MTTRLIIQLAALLGALGVGIGAFGAHGLRPMLEASGRFDTFETAVRYQFYHTLALLAIGILLQVRPELRALGTTAWLWLGGVIIFSGSLYTLCFTGITKMGAVAPVGGLLLIAGWISLLLAARQV from the coding sequence ATGACAACTCGTCTGATTATTCAACTGGCGGCCCTGCTTGGCGCCTTGGGCGTAGGCATCGGGGCGTTTGGGGCGCACGGCCTACGGCCCATGCTGGAGGCTTCCGGCCGCTTCGACACCTTCGAAACGGCTGTTCGCTACCAGTTTTACCACACGCTGGCGCTGCTGGCCATTGGCATTTTGCTGCAAGTCCGTCCCGAGCTGCGGGCGCTGGGCACTACCGCGTGGCTATGGCTGGGCGGCGTCATTATTTTCAGCGGCTCGCTGTATACCCTGTGCTTCACGGGCATCACCAAAATGGGCGCTGTTGCGCCCGTTGGCGGCCTGTTGCTGATTGCAGGCTGGATCAGCTTGCTACTCGCCGCTCGTCAAGTTTAA
- a CDS encoding YggS family pyridoxal phosphate-dependent enzyme, which translates to MSIADNIRHFEQELAGTNCRLVVVTKTHPVEKLQEAYTAGARLFGENKVQELVAKQPELPADIEWHLIGHLQTNKVKYIAPFVHTIQSIDSLKLLQEIDKQAIKNNRVLNGLLQFHIAEEETKFGLSLSEAEEILQSEAFRALRNVQLTGVMGVATNTDDESQLRREFRELRSYFDLLKSRYFADQLAFREISMGMSADYALAIEEGSTLIRVGSAIFGARNYGTH; encoded by the coding sequence ATGAGTATTGCCGATAACATTCGTCACTTCGAACAAGAGCTTGCCGGCACCAACTGCCGCTTGGTAGTCGTCACCAAAACCCACCCGGTTGAGAAGCTACAGGAAGCTTACACGGCGGGCGCCCGGCTCTTCGGCGAAAACAAAGTGCAGGAACTCGTAGCCAAACAGCCCGAGCTGCCGGCCGACATTGAGTGGCATCTCATCGGCCATCTGCAGACCAACAAGGTGAAATACATCGCGCCGTTTGTGCACACCATCCAAAGCATCGACAGCCTGAAGCTTTTGCAAGAAATTGATAAACAAGCAATTAAAAATAATCGAGTACTGAACGGCTTGCTTCAGTTTCACATCGCTGAGGAAGAAACCAAGTTCGGCCTGAGCCTGTCGGAAGCCGAAGAAATCCTGCAATCAGAGGCGTTTCGGGCCTTGCGCAACGTGCAGCTTACCGGCGTGATGGGCGTGGCCACCAACACCGACGACGAATCTCAACTGCGGCGGGAGTTTCGGGAACTACGCAGCTATTTCGACTTGCTGAAAAGCCGGTACTTCGCCGATCAGTTGGCTTTCCGCGAAATCTCGATGGGCATGAGCGCCGATTATGCGCTCGCCATTGAAGAAGGCAGCACACTTATTCGGGTGGGCAGCGCTATTTTTGGAGCCCGTAATTACGGGACGCACTAA
- a CDS encoding vWA domain-containing protein, which yields MPDQLWQRFLAPLLDGLRYATLASYTWAQPRLLLLLPVIPLLFLGRWLLVHRRRPRLDVAFVAGQLRRDWTAGLRFLPDLVLGLSMAFGVVALARPQRTDERVVQTGEGIDILLVLDVSGSMELGDLKPNRLEAAKRVARNFIDGRVGDRIGLVVFAGDAYSLAPLTTDYDLLRENLSSLHLGMIANDGTAIGTALGVATNRLRDSRSRTKVCILLSDGENTAGNLDPLTAAQLAHAFGLKLYTIGLGKDGVVPYGTDEAGRPRYVETRLDETTMRQLAQAGEGQFFRATDNAALNRVFRQIDRYEKSEIKQTRFRNTKDYYRIYLFWCVGLWLLWLGLKNTFLTNALED from the coding sequence ATGCCCGACCAGCTTTGGCAACGCTTCCTGGCTCCTTTGCTCGACGGGCTTCGCTATGCTACGCTGGCAAGCTACACGTGGGCGCAGCCACGGCTGTTGTTGTTGCTGCCCGTGATTCCGCTGCTGTTTTTGGGGCGTTGGCTGCTGGTGCACCGGCGGCGCCCGCGCCTCGATGTAGCTTTTGTGGCCGGACAACTACGCCGCGACTGGACGGCGGGCCTCCGCTTTTTGCCCGATTTGGTGTTGGGCCTGAGCATGGCCTTCGGTGTGGTAGCGCTGGCGCGACCGCAGCGAACGGATGAGCGCGTGGTGCAAACCGGCGAGGGCATTGACATTCTGTTGGTGCTCGACGTATCGGGCTCGATGGAGCTGGGCGACCTGAAACCCAATCGCTTGGAGGCCGCCAAGCGCGTGGCCCGCAACTTTATCGACGGCCGCGTCGGCGACCGTATTGGGCTGGTAGTCTTTGCCGGCGACGCGTATTCGTTGGCACCCCTTACTACTGATTACGACTTGCTGCGCGAAAACCTCAGCAGCCTGCATCTGGGCATGATTGCCAACGACGGCACGGCCATCGGTACCGCCTTGGGCGTAGCGACCAACCGCCTGCGCGACTCCCGCAGCCGCACCAAGGTGTGCATTCTGCTATCCGACGGGGAGAACACAGCCGGCAACCTCGATCCGCTCACGGCCGCCCAGTTGGCCCATGCCTTTGGGCTGAAGCTATACACGATCGGGCTGGGAAAAGACGGCGTGGTGCCGTACGGCACCGACGAAGCCGGGCGCCCGCGCTACGTAGAAACGCGCCTCGACGAAACCACCATGCGCCAACTGGCTCAGGCCGGCGAAGGCCAGTTTTTCCGTGCCACCGACAATGCCGCCCTCAACCGCGTCTTCCGCCAGATCGACCGCTATGAAAAATCAGAAATCAAGCAGACGCGTTTTCGCAACACCAAAGATTATTACCGCATTTATTTGTTCTGGTGTGTGGGCCTATGGTTGCTGTGGCTGGGGCTGAAAAACACGTTCCTGACCAACGCATTAGAAGACTAA
- a CDS encoding DUF58 domain-containing protein, whose product MNSPAATPFQQLVRKLRQMEIRILKAVDAQLQGDFHSVFKGTGLEFDDVRLYQYGDEVRAIDWAVSSKGHGTFVKTYKEEREQSVLLLLDVSASQRVGAEGRRKLDVGREICGVLALSAARQDAQLGILAFSDQKELYLAPGKGVRHAYALIKQLFALEPRSRHTAVAAGIKQALGLLKRRSIVLLISDFIDANYERELTMLARKHDLVVLQLLDKREREFPPLGIVPLHDQESGRTVWVNTSSEAFRARYRATYEQNREQIGQICRRHRTEYLSIATNTDYLPQLVNLFRRRNQRGGRA is encoded by the coding sequence ATGAATTCGCCCGCCGCCACACCGTTCCAGCAACTCGTGCGCAAGCTTCGGCAAATGGAAATCCGCATCCTGAAGGCTGTGGACGCGCAGTTGCAAGGCGATTTTCATTCCGTGTTCAAGGGCACAGGGTTGGAGTTCGACGACGTGCGCCTCTACCAATACGGCGACGAGGTACGCGCGATCGACTGGGCCGTATCGAGCAAGGGCCACGGCACGTTCGTAAAGACCTACAAGGAAGAGCGCGAACAATCGGTGTTGCTGCTGCTCGACGTAAGCGCCTCGCAGCGTGTAGGTGCCGAAGGCCGCCGCAAGCTGGACGTGGGCCGCGAAATCTGCGGGGTGCTGGCGCTCTCGGCTGCCCGGCAGGATGCGCAGCTGGGCATCCTGGCCTTTTCCGATCAAAAGGAATTGTACTTGGCACCCGGCAAAGGCGTGAGACATGCGTATGCGCTTATCAAACAGCTATTTGCGTTGGAGCCTCGCTCCCGCCATACGGCTGTGGCGGCTGGCATCAAGCAGGCACTAGGGCTGCTCAAGCGCCGGAGCATTGTGCTGCTGATCTCCGATTTTATCGACGCGAATTACGAGCGCGAACTCACCATGCTGGCGCGCAAGCACGATTTGGTCGTGCTACAGTTGCTCGACAAGCGCGAGCGCGAGTTTCCACCGCTGGGCATCGTGCCCTTGCACGACCAAGAATCGGGGCGCACGGTGTGGGTAAACACTTCTTCGGAAGCCTTTCGGGCGCGTTACCGGGCTACCTATGAGCAGAACCGCGAGCAGATCGGGCAAATCTGCCGGCGCCACCGCACCGAATACTTATCCATTGCCACCAACACCGACTACCTGCCACAGTTGGTGAATCTGTTTCGGCGGCGCAATCAGCGGGGAGGCCGTGCGTAA
- a CDS encoding DUF4296 domain-containing protein produces the protein MKKLPASFLLFLSLALACCQRPEEPTPPARLLPKEQMESLLTELHILEARVDAVNLPQDSARALYNTLQKEVFQRRGITDSVFKQSYRYYAIHNKDLDNIYGSVIDSLTKREEKARAATQAKPLK, from the coding sequence GTGAAAAAGCTTCCTGCCAGTTTTCTGCTGTTTTTGAGTCTTGCGCTAGCGTGTTGTCAGCGTCCCGAAGAACCTACGCCGCCCGCTCGGCTTTTGCCCAAAGAGCAGATGGAGAGCCTGCTAACGGAGCTGCACATTTTGGAAGCGCGGGTCGATGCCGTCAACCTTCCGCAGGATTCGGCGCGGGCACTCTACAACACGCTGCAAAAAGAAGTGTTTCAGCGTCGTGGCATTACGGATTCGGTGTTTAAGCAGAGCTACCGCTACTACGCCATTCACAACAAAGACCTCGACAACATCTACGGCAGCGTAATCGATAGCCTGACCAAACGCGAGGAAAAAGCCAGAGCCGCGACGCAAGCCAAGCCGCTAAAGTAA
- a CDS encoding tRNA-binding protein has protein sequence MESASAVISWADFERVDIRVGTILEAREFPQARKPAYQLLVDLGPEIGHKRSSAQITRHYQPPDLIGRQVLCVVNFPPKQIGPFRSEVLVTGAADANGDIVLASLAAPVPNGHRLL, from the coding sequence ATGGAATCAGCTTCTGCCGTTATTTCGTGGGCCGATTTTGAGCGCGTGGACATCCGCGTGGGCACCATTCTGGAAGCCCGCGAATTTCCGCAAGCCCGAAAGCCAGCCTACCAATTGCTTGTCGATTTAGGCCCCGAAATCGGCCACAAACGCTCCAGCGCCCAAATTACGCGCCATTATCAGCCCCCCGACCTGATAGGCCGCCAAGTGCTGTGCGTGGTCAACTTCCCGCCCAAACAAATCGGCCCGTTTCGCTCCGAAGTACTCGTGACGGGCGCAGCCGATGCTAACGGTGATATTGTACTGGCTTCTCTGGCGGCGCCCGTGCCCAACGGCCACCGCTTACTTTAG
- a CDS encoding DUF922 domain-containing protein, producing the protein MPVFSFLLPLLFWLPMASTPAPQNTVVAADPATLIPWSPTRPLAWSDFKSKPTPADKLAALTTATIDVKAGCTDFVFNYSVRAVFSPTESWVREATKSNESLLKHEQLHFDITEYHARKLRQKLSTLHLNCAHLQPGFKNVTNAAFAEWQRDEARYDAETNHGLNTPNQKNWEGQIKLKLAQLDRFAVAP; encoded by the coding sequence ATGCCCGTTTTCTCCTTTCTCCTTCCGCTGCTGTTTTGGCTGCCGATGGCTTCCACACCAGCCCCGCAAAACACAGTTGTGGCCGCCGACCCCGCTACGCTGATTCCGTGGTCGCCGACCCGGCCGCTGGCTTGGTCCGATTTCAAGAGCAAGCCCACACCCGCCGATAAGCTGGCCGCGCTCACTACCGCCACCATCGACGTAAAAGCCGGCTGCACCGATTTCGTTTTCAACTACAGCGTGCGGGCCGTGTTTTCGCCCACCGAATCGTGGGTGCGCGAGGCTACCAAGTCCAACGAGTCGCTGCTGAAACACGAGCAGCTGCACTTCGACATCACGGAGTACCACGCCCGCAAGCTGCGTCAAAAGCTGAGCACGCTGCACCTCAACTGCGCGCACTTGCAGCCCGGGTTTAAGAACGTAACCAACGCCGCCTTTGCCGAATGGCAACGCGACGAGGCGCGCTACGATGCCGAAACGAACCACGGCCTGAACACGCCCAACCAGAAGAACTGGGAAGGCCAGATCAAGCTGAAGCTGGCCCAACTCGATCGGTTTGCCGTCGCGCCCTAA
- a CDS encoding MATE family efflux transporter has protein sequence MQFSSLRPHIKPTLLLAYPVVLSQLGHVLVNVCDSVMVGQTGKIPLAAVSLGVSVNTVVMVLGLGLSMGITPLVAAADGKRDVRRLGELLVHGVWLSAVAGLVLAGVGFLIAPLLHHLHQPAEVVALAAPWVRVLFVSLLPLMVFQGFKQFAEGLGLTRQAMFLSIMANVINALLCYALIFGHFGAPRLGLMGSAWATLTARILMALFMGLYVLRAARLRPYREAAGHWLHPEAAVLRRLIGLGAPIGVQMMFEMGAFSFSAIMIGWLGATSLAAHQIAINVASVTYMAASGIAAAATIRVGNLRGLGDLSGARNAGFTSYTLTFLFMSTMALVLIAGRNRIPYFYNHDPQVVAYASNLLLIAALFQVSDGLQVVGLGALRGLEDVKVPSVVALLAYWAVALPLGYALGFLLHLGATGVWIGLLTGLSLVAGVLLWRFRQHSAVHVRQEALLAR, from the coding sequence ATGCAGTTTTCCTCGCTCCGCCCGCATATCAAGCCTACGCTTTTACTTGCTTATCCTGTGGTACTGAGCCAGTTGGGCCACGTCTTGGTCAACGTGTGCGACAGCGTGATGGTGGGCCAAACCGGCAAGATTCCGCTGGCAGCCGTGTCGTTGGGCGTGAGCGTGAACACAGTGGTGATGGTGCTGGGTTTGGGCCTCTCGATGGGAATCACGCCCCTCGTGGCCGCTGCCGACGGCAAGCGCGACGTTCGCCGCCTCGGCGAGTTGCTCGTGCACGGCGTGTGGCTGAGCGCGGTGGCGGGCTTGGTGCTGGCCGGTGTCGGCTTCCTGATTGCGCCCTTGCTGCATCACCTCCACCAGCCGGCCGAAGTGGTGGCGCTGGCGGCACCGTGGGTGCGGGTGCTGTTTGTGTCGTTGCTGCCGCTGATGGTATTTCAGGGCTTTAAGCAATTTGCTGAGGGCCTGGGCCTTACACGCCAAGCCATGTTCCTGTCGATCATGGCCAACGTCATCAACGCCTTGTTGTGCTACGCGCTCATTTTTGGGCACTTTGGCGCCCCGCGTCTTGGCTTGATGGGCTCAGCATGGGCAACCCTTACGGCCCGCATTCTGATGGCCTTATTTATGGGCTTGTACGTGTTGCGTGCGGCGCGCCTGCGGCCGTACCGCGAAGCCGCCGGCCATTGGTTGCACCCCGAAGCCGCCGTGCTGCGTCGTCTGATCGGATTGGGTGCCCCAATTGGCGTGCAGATGATGTTCGAGATGGGCGCGTTCAGCTTTTCGGCCATCATGATTGGCTGGCTCGGCGCTACCTCACTTGCTGCTCACCAAATTGCCATTAATGTGGCGTCGGTGACGTACATGGCGGCCAGCGGCATCGCGGCGGCGGCAACTATTCGGGTGGGCAACCTGCGCGGCCTCGGCGACTTATCGGGCGCGCGGAACGCGGGTTTCACTTCCTACACGCTTACGTTCTTGTTTATGAGCACGATGGCGTTGGTGCTGATTGCAGGCCGGAACCGTATTCCATATTTCTACAACCACGACCCGCAGGTGGTGGCTTATGCTTCCAACCTGCTGCTGATTGCGGCTTTATTTCAGGTTTCCGATGGTCTTCAGGTGGTGGGGCTCGGCGCGTTGCGCGGCCTCGAAGACGTGAAAGTGCCTTCGGTGGTGGCGTTGTTGGCGTACTGGGCCGTGGCGTTGCCGCTGGGCTACGCATTGGGCTTCCTGCTGCATCTGGGCGCGACGGGCGTCTGGATCGGGTTGCTGACGGGCCTGTCGCTGGTGGCGGGCGTCTTATTGTGGCGCTTCCGGCAGCACAGCGCCGTACATGTTCGGCAGGAAGCCCTTTTGGCTCGCTAG